The DNA sequence TGGATGAAGCCCAGCCCTTAGGGCTTGGTGCGGCCGGATGGCAGATCGGCTGCTCTTCCATGGGGCATGAAggctggctggggccaggggctgagTGACGACGGCCCCTCAGTAGCAGGGTGAGAAGCGTTTGCAGGTTGTAGGGGATAAAGAGTATTGAGCTGTGTGAGTTCCTACACCCAGCACCTACCCCGCTCTCCGGGATGCCCCCTTACCTGGCATGAGTCTATGCCACCCTGCTCCACGCCAGCGCAGAACATGTTCTCCGTGATTATGCTCCCATAAGTGCCCTGGCACCTGGCCTGGCTGACACTATAGACATCTGCACACCGCATGGTGTTTGGGAACAGCCCTGGGCAATGACAGAAAAACAGGAGTTCATGAGCGGGGAACAAGGTGCAAGAGAAGAAAACTTGGTGTAAgaccctcaactggtgtaaactggcacagaTCCACTGGtgccaatggagctacggccgatTGATCCCccctgggatctggccccattgactccaatggagcgacggacgattgaccccagctgggatctggccccattgactccaatggagctacggacgattgaccccagctgggatctggccccattgactccaatggagctacggacgattgaccccagctgggatctggccccattgattccaatggagcGACGGccgattgaccccagctgggatctggccccattgattccaatggagctatggccgattgaccccagctgggatctggccccattgactccaatggagcgacggccgattgaccccagctgggatctggccccattgactccaatggaactACGGCCGATTaatcccagctgggatctggccgcATTCCTTTTCCAAAAAGGGAAATTTCTGATGAACAGAAAAGCCAGAAAAAAATCctcatttcaggtcaaacaaatcCTTTCATTTAAATCCAGTATTTTATGTGATATTATAATATTTCATTGTGATTTGAAGCATGtctgtaatgtttttaaattgttttgaaaacaaaaggaaaggaaatttcaaaaggaaacattctgaatagaaaaaaaaaatcaagccattgTGTCCTAgtgttttcagaatatttttttctgaaatgaatgAAACTGCCCCGAATTTGTGGGACACTTTGGTGTTGTCGAAGCTGcgtttttctgttgaaaaatttcTCCAAGGAGAAGCCAAGAACCCTTGACAGCCAGTTAACGAGGTCTCCTTAAAGAGCTTCCACCCCCTCACCAAGCTGAGCCCAACCTCAACCCCTCCCTCTACACCCCAGCATGCCATACTTCGGGGGGAACTGATAGAGCCCCATCCTGACACGACGCATGGTGTTCCAGGAGAGGGACAACGGGTAGCCAGGTTGACTGTGTTCACGTAGCTGTTGAGTTGAGCTGGTGCATCCAACTCCAGAAGCATGAAGTCATTGTCATAACGGCGGAGGTTATACCCTGGATGCACAAAGAACTTGCGGATTCTTCGTATCTGTTCTGTGCCTTCCTTCGCCCGGAGATTATAATCCCCCAGATGCACCTGCAGGGAGCTGCATggagagaggacaaaggaagagATCAATGGGCGGCAATTCAAAGGTCGTATCTGGCAAGCAACTAGAATTGGGccaataatggatttttcaatgTTGGGGTAGTCTCCGAGATCTCATCAACTTGATTCACCAAGAACTCAGTTTCACTCCAATCTCGTGTTTTTCTTGGCATACACTTAGACTCCTCAGAGCTGATCAGAGTCATGTGTAAGGGGTGGGTACAGGGCACTTACACAGATCCGAAGAATACAAGTATTGGTTACTTTATATACAAATTTAACCCTATTCTGATGCATGCATCCTCCATTTTACATGAAATCATGCACTTTATGGTTGGTCCAGTTATTTTCAGGCCCACTTCCTGTACATGTCATGCTTTGTTCTCATGCCACATGTACACAGCATATTTTGTTAGTTTTCTCCCTGTCTGAATAGTCTCCTTCCACACATTTTTAGCCATTGCTGCTGAAACTACTATTTCTTGCACCTGGTTTTACACAGCTGAAATGAACAATTTTGGTAAAATCGTTCTGAATTTCTGGGACATTTTGATGTTATCAAAGCTGCAGTTTTCACCAAAGATCGTGAATTCCTTGTCCTTGGCTTTTGAATGGGGTGACCAGTAGTTCCAATAATATCGAGATCATCCCAATATAAAAGGTTTGTGCAACTCTACCTCCCTCCCTGAGCAAAAGTTTCCTGGTTTTTCACACGTGCTATCTGCTCATCCTACTTTTGGGACGCACTTAAcatggttatttttatttttgccttgTCCTGGATTACTGCGGCTCGCTCATGCCAAGTTAAACCAACGTGTGGGAGCAGTGAGAACCACAAAGAGTTTTGAATTTTCCAGTGAATCAAAAAGTCAGGGGAGAAAAGTTCATTTCAATCATCACGAGACATGGTTGAAAGAAAAAATCTCAAATTGAAAATCGAAACGTTTTGAAAATGTCGACATGAGATATTGCGATTTTTAAGGTATTATGTATACGTTTTAATTAGTTTTCCAAATACAACAAATATACCAGCTTCATCCTAACACACAAAGAGAGTTGGgagaaaaggaggggaggggaaggacaaaTCTATCTGCAGGATTTGCAGTAATTACAGAGATATAAAAAGACAGCCTGAATTGCTTTCAATTTTTTGGGCACTCCTCTTCTGCGGAATGCCAGGCGTTCATTCCAGGGTTTAAATTCTCATCGAGTATTTCCTGGAGccctccacagcccccctccattcagggctcctggcttcagctgcagggtgggggttgtgacactctgcaccccatattcatcatagtgATATGATTATGCCATGAATATGACATAATTATTGTGCATCCTATACAAcatgtcatgtgaggtgtcaatggaaaatgtCTGCTTtgctaaatatgattatcctgtttgtaggcatgtaacatttttgtatctggagttatgaatattgactatgtatctgtatttcaaatgtgtttgcttctgGGGTAACACCCTCAAGGCAatttgcttctagtttggccagcacattgtgaaggaactattcaagttgaatggcccatcaaagaATGCTTAACTCACATTGGACCATGGAAGAAGCCTATCCACATTTGATGGACTTTTCTGAGGACATTCTAGGGCTCATGGCCCCTGTTATGACTCAAGGAAGCATGGGTGTgagccctgcctgtggatgttggTGGGAGGGCAAGCTTGGAGGGCAGCTTGtcacatcacagtgtgagagggaatcCAGATTGGTAAAACAGAGGactcagcagtaccccagttccagtttgcaccggggggggggagggttgtcaGAGGGGGACTTGGGGCTTTAGCCCTGCAGGGTGCGCCAGGGTTCAGGGCTTCAGTCCCACGGGatgcaccagggctcagggctccaggcttcagccacAGGGCCCcacagaccccctgaaaccaaTAGGGGGCTGCAGACCCTCCGGTTGAGAACCAAGAGCATCAGACTGGAGTTAAGGGAAAATATTTCCCGGAGGTGAAAGTAAGACGGTCCGGTCTGGTCCGGCGAATCGGCAAGAGCCGGTATGCTGTGCCAGACCGGACTGGCTTCCGCGGTGGGGAATTAAAGGACTCTGGGCTCCCCGCCGGGAGCCCAGATCCCTTTAAATCCCACCTGCAGCTTGGCacccgggctggggccgggatttaaagggcctggagctccgtggcggctggagccccgggccctttaatttgcccctgagccctgggttGATTTaaaagccctggggctcccagccacagctggtgccccagggcctttaaatcttgaaaagcCCCTCCTCTTCCaattgaggccccgcctcttctggatGAGTCCacgccccctcaggactccggcagtaccagtaagtcctgtaagttactttcacccctggctccGCTCCATTCCATCCAGCTCCTAGAGCACCCGCACATGAGCCACCCGTGGGATGCTACAAGGGGTAACGCTGGCGAGCCTGGGGGCGAGTTTCCCTCTGCACACGCCGCTGCGGAGAGCGATGCTGGCGTGCTGCATCCTGTGTGGGGTGGGCACATCTGTACAAGGATGCTGGAAAACtgcagagggtgcagaaaagagccacaataatGAAGGAGGATGGGGCTGGGATTTAGAAGGTGCAGAGGGAGACCTGGGTACAGATGGGGGACACCACGGGAGAAGATAAGGATTGGGGACGTGGGTTACTCCCAtgcatctccctctctccctccacccccgcactGACTTACCCGATCCCTGAGCGGCAGTGCGCAGCAGTTAGCACCCACTTGGGGTCTATCAGGCTCCCGCCACAGTAGATGCGGCCGTTCCTCAGGAGAGCCACCTGGTAGGGCCGGGAGCCAATGCGGCAGTCTCTCCCCCCAACGATCCGGTCTCCCTCTGAGGCTGAGTCTGAGTCTGCAATGGAGAGTGGCAAACAGCAGCTGAAATCAGGGCAGGGTGGGCATCAGCCATGTCCATATGGATTGGCCCATGGCAGGATGACCATGAGCTGCCGCTCGCACGCGGTCATGCCAAAGCCCAAGGCGATCCGAGGTTGTACCCGGCGAGGTATTTGCAGTAGTGATAGGGTCGTATTCATAGCCAACACGTAGGGGAGCATACAGGGTcaagtgcccctcccccagatttctgcttggcctgccaggagggagggaggctctgtCCTTCCCCGATGCACCTGCCCCCGGCACgctcagcccccctcccaggTGAGGAGCGGAAGGGGCAGGACCAGCCGTGGCTTGTGCCAGCTGCTCTGGGTCGCTGCTCTGTGCAGCGCGGCGGCTGTCTGAGAGAGAGTCCGACAGAGGAGGTGGCGGCTTCCACTCCCCACCTGGGCCTGGCTGTCGGGGACAGACGCTGAGTGAGCGGAGCCCCCTCGTCCCCCGGCACGTTTCCGGCTTGCTCGGCCCCTGTCCCCGGCAGCCTGGtccaggcagggagaggaaacCACGCCACCTCAGCCAGCCACCACACTGCACAGAGCAGCGACCCTGAGCAGCCACCTTCAGCCGCGTGAGAAGCGGCTCTGTCCTGCTCCCGGTCCAGACTCCGGGCtcggctgccagggacaggggccaaATGTGCCCCCAATATTTCCCATGAAACaaattctgggggaaaaaaaacccccaTTTCAGGTTGATCAGAaccttttggttttgacaaaatcaTCGTGTCATAGATAtatggaactggaagggatctccagAGGTCGTCGAGTCCAGCCCTCTGAGGCAGAAACCCCCAaaatacctagaccatccctgacaggtgtttgcccaacctgGGCTTAAAAACTTCCGGTGACGGGGATTCCTTGGAAGCcgattccagagcttaactatcctgagagttaggaagtttttcctaatatctactgTGAcaaacccagaccagtggggtacaggagtctggtagagggcaaatataccggtcactggatgagtcgttttctgttccctgagtgaccagagaaggggctgcactagaataatcaggaacctgctagaaccagttaaggcaggcaggccaattaggacacctggaactaattaagaagctgctagaatcaattaaggcagctaatcaaggcacctgggttttaaaaggagctcacttcggtttgtggtgggagtgtgaggagctgggagcaagaggcacaaggagctgagagtgagagggtgtgctgctggaggactgaggagcacaattatcagacaccaggaggaaggtcctgtggtgagaataaggaaggtgtttggaggaggccatggggaagtagcccagggagttgtagctgtcgtgcagctgttacaggaggcactacagacagctgcagtccacagggccctgggttggaacccggagtagagggtgggcctgggttccccccagacctcccaattgacctggactgtgggttcttccagaggggaaggtctctgggctgttccccaacccacatagtgaatctgcgaggcaagaaaatccgccaataagcgcaggacccaccaagatagaggaggaactttgtcacactaccctaaatctgccttgctgcagattaagcccattgcttcttgtcctaccttcagtggacatggaaagcAATTGATCACcggcctctttataacagcccttcacatgTGTGAAGACTGTTCTTCGGTCTGAcctcagtcttcctttctcaggactaaacatgcccagttattTTAACCTTCCCTTGCAGGTCAGGTTTTCTCAACCTTTGATCAtcattgttgctctcctctggactctctccaatttgtccacatctttactAAAGTGTGGttgcccagaagtggacacattTCTCCAACTGGGGCCTCACTggtgctgagtagagcggaacaattacttcccatgtctttcATATGGcactcctgttaatgcatcccagaatgccCAGAATGATATTGGGCTTTTTCGTAGCTgcatcacactgctgactcatattccatttgtgatccactatcacccgcagatccttttcagcagtgctgccctctagccagttattccccattttgtagttgtgcatttgatttttccttctcaagtgaagtactttgcagttgtctttactgaatttcatatgaatttcagaccaattctccaatatgtcaaggtcgttttgaaatctaatcctgtcctccaaagtgcttgcaacccctcccagcttggtatcacccATAAATTTATCAgcgtactctccactccattatccaaatcattaatgaaaatattgattagtaccagacccaggactgagccCTGTAGGACATGGCTAGATACACccacccagtttgacagtgaaccattgataactacgctttgagtacggtctttcaaccagttgtgcacccaccttctaGTAATTTTACTTAGACCAacttttcctagtttgcttatgagaatgtcatgggggactgtgtcaaaagcccttCTAAAATAAAGATATAGCTCATCCACTACTTTCTCGCATCTAAtaggccagtaaccttgtcaaagaaggaaatttggtTGGTTGGGCACAAttcgttcttgacaaatccatgctagctaTTCCTTATAGCCCTATTGTCCTCCAGGGGCTTAcacattgattgtttaataatttgttgcaATATCTTTTCAGGTAGCAAAGTTAGGCTGCCTGGTCTGGAATTCcccgggtcctctttgttcccctttttaaagataggtgctatgtttgcccttctccagtctcctGGGACCACACCTGAGGAGTGCTCAAAGATCATAGCTGGAGCAATCTCAGAATGATTAGCAAATTCCTTAAGGACCCtaaggtgaatttcatcaggtcctgcagACTTGAATACACCTAACTtagctaaatattctttaacctgttctttccttgTTTTGGCTTGAGTGCATTCCTCCTGATtgataatattaattgtgttgagtatctcgtctccattaacctttttagtgaagattgaagcaaaataggcattaaacagcTCAGTTTTCTTGATGTCAtgagttattagctctccttccctgctaagtagaggacctccACTTCCCttcgtctttctcttgctcccaatgtatttaaagaatctcttcttattgctttttatatcccttgctaactcattttgtgccttagatACAGGGCCGGCCTTAgtaagagcggggcccgattcctgggggcggggcttgccgctGGCAAGCCCCGCCCGCAGGAATCGGGCCCCGTtcgggctggggtcgcggggtttggggccgggccggagccgctggggccggggccaggccagagccgccggggcccgagccagagccgctggggcccgagccagagcTGCCGGGGCCAGAGGGGCTCGGGCCAGGGCCGTttgggccagcgccccagggcccgagccgggccgggggtgcttggccggggccggagccatggggcccgagccgggccgcgGGTGCTCGGCCGGCACCGCTCGGCTGGGGACGcggccggcgccccggggcccgagccagagccgccggagccgggGCCTGAGGTGTTGGGGCCGGGCCGGTGCCccgtgctgggggtgctcggctggaactggggccgctgccccggggcccgagccgggccggagccagagccgctcggccggggtcgggctggtgccccggggcccaagccgggccggggccggagccgctcggccggggtcgggctggtgccccggggcccgagccgggccggggccggagtCGCTCGCgccagggccgggggtgctcggccggcgccagggccgggctggagccgtggggccgggccggcgcgctcggccggggccggtgccccagggcccgtgccgggctggagccagagccgccggggccgctcggccagggccggactgggccgcgccgcgcctcccaggagccctcctcGCACCCCCCCACCCGCTTACCTGTTGCTGTCGCCGCCTgccccttttcagacttcccgcgaacatctgattcgcgggaagcaggggagggggaggaacagggggtggagcattcaggggaggggaggagggggaagtgagctgggggcggagtggacagctgcggggccctcttaggcgcggggcccaattcagccgaatcggctgaatcggcttaaagccggccctgcttagatatgctgattttgtccctacatacttgtgctattcttttgttctcctccttagcaatttgtcgaTATTTCCAATTTTTTGTAGAACTCCTttctgattttcaggtcattacaTTGCTCCTGATGGAACTTGATTGGCCCCTTACTATGCTTCCTATCTTTCCTGCTCATTGGGATAGTTTTGAAATTGTGCTTATAATATTGTCTCCTTGCAAACTCTCCTGAacaactttttcccttagattttcttcccatgggatcttacctaccagttcACTGAGCTTGTTAAAGTCCATTCTCCTTATTCTGCtgccctcactccttcctttctttaGTGTCATGAAatttatcttttcctgatgtCTTCTCCCCAAACTGCCTTTCACCTCGAGAGTTGCTACCAATTTCTCCTAGTTGATAAGGAACCAGTCTAACGTGCTCAGAACATTTGTGGATTGGGAGTCTATAACATATACTCACCATTGGCTTAGATTTGCTCGTTCCTTGGGCAATTTCCCATGCCTATGTGTCCTTCATGAATGAAATTTAAgatcctgttttttccccctgaggaTAAATGGAAGCTTAACACACTTCCCTTTGAGGAGAACATTATCCACCACTGCAGGCTTATACGGCATAATGTTTAGGCATGAAATGTGTTTTCCATCCAGAATGTAGAGCATGCATCATGGACTCCAGTATCTCTGCAGTTGCACTTGATCACATGTCCCACATGTGAGATGACACACCATCTGAGTAGGTTGATGTGGAATTCAACCTTGGAGTTGGTTTCTGGAGCCTGGCCTTGATGGGTCTCGGTTAGATCTGGGAAAAAGCATCATCCCACAATGATTTGACTTCCTGAGGCGAATTCAACGGTGGAGTCATAATTCTGAAGCATGAGCGCTGGCATCTGAGATGGCATTCAGCTTTGAAATAGATTATTTCGATTGTCAATGATCCATAGATACAGCTGGGAGAAGCTTCAAGACGATGTCAGATTTCTCAGACGTTCCTTCTGAAGTGGTGTGTGTTTGGAGACTGTGTTTGTGAAGACACTTGGATGCTAATGATACAGATCCCCAGCTGCAGTCTTTGCCCCTAGCCCATCTTGTAAATTTTGCACAAAAAGGCAGAATATTGTAGCTGAGATGCATAGGACAATAGTCTTTTCAGTTCTTCATATTCACCATCCATGGTCCACTTCCATTCCACATCCAGTAGCAGCATTATTATCCCATGTGTTTAGTTATCAGAGATGTTATCTATCGATTTTCCTCAAGAAAATTGGCATATCTAGTGCATGCCACACTAGCACAGGGTCCTTACCCAATAGCTACACCAGAGGATAGACACTCAGGGGTACAGCcagttggaaaatttccaactgAACAgctttttcatcagaaaatgccattttgtcgaAATAGAGACCTTTCACAAGGAACAGGCCAATTTCAACGACATTTCGTTTGGAA is a window from the Malaclemys terrapin pileata isolate rMalTer1 chromosome 21, rMalTer1.hap1, whole genome shotgun sequence genome containing:
- the LOC128826980 gene encoding trypsin-3-like; amino-acid sequence: MELLIIAMLVVGAAADSDSASEGDRIVGGRDCRIGSRPYQVALLRNGRIYCGGSLIDPKWVLTAAHCRSGIGSLQVHLGDYNLRAKEGTEQIRRIRKFFVHPGYNLRRYDNDFMLLELDAPAQLNSYVNTVNLATRCPSPGTPCVVSGWGSISSPRRLFPNTMRCADVYSVSQARCQGTYGSIITENMFCAGVEQGGIDSCQGDSGGPLVCNGQLQGVVSWGMSVCALPGRPGVYANVCKAAQWVRNTIGRKCIGSD